One window of Perca flavescens isolate YP-PL-M2 chromosome 15, PFLA_1.0, whole genome shotgun sequence genomic DNA carries:
- the LOC114568920 gene encoding zinc finger protein 846-like, whose amino-acid sequence MMCDTTNRSFRAQLAGVLDKLTKAALVEIGNLADECSSVLHTEISLHKTENEALKKRCYLLEVQLRAAREAQTYPAHANSVSRRHSADRQQPAIDGVFGKDWCMDLWREEKLPSQRKDTVEPAATMTSMGIQAIDLMEREPDLIFVKEETYDDHPIGQQMRLTDNRKIVGIFEEDSMLHRSVDELQLHSGELNNFPMTADSQTQQQRTQPTIMDKLIDDATMCTLVDNTNPPSATAEYSDFTNNIHMNATKELTIQPKPVKPTNRFECLFCGKIFNYLSSLKVHIRRHSGEKPFSCSVCGKRFAQKTYLKLHQRVHSGEKPYSCPDCGKSFSQKSSLNIHLRTHTGEKPYSCVDCGKCYAYKYGLNHHQCFN is encoded by the exons ATGATGTGCGACACCACAAACCGAAGTTTTCGGGCGCAGTTAGCCGGCGTCCTGGACAAGCTAACGAAGGCGGCTTTGGTTGAAATAGGCAACCTCGCTGACGAATGCTCTTCCGTCCTTCACACCGAGATATCCCTGCACAAAACGGAGAATGAGGCGCTGAAGAAGAGATGTTACTTACTGGAGGTCCAGCTGAGAGCAGCGAGGGAGGCACAGACCTATCCTGCACACGCCAACAGTGTCAGCCGCCGACACTCTGCAG ATCGGCAGCAGCCAGCTATCGACGGAGTTTTTGGAAAGGACTGGTGCATGGATCTGTGGAGAGAAGAAAAACTCCCCTCTCAAAGAAAAGATACAGTGGAGCCGGCTGCTACTATGACAAGCATGGGGATACAG GCGATAGACTTAATGGAGAGAGAACCTGATCTCATCTTTGTCAAGGAGGAGACATATGATGACCATCCAATTGGCCAGCAGATGAGGCTCACAGATAACAGAAAAA TTGTTGGGATTTTTGAGGAGGACAGCATGCTTCATAGATCTGTTGATGAGCTGCAGCTTCACTCAGGGGAATTAAACAACTTCCCCATGACGGCTGACAgtcaaacacaacaacaacgcACACAGCCAACAATTATGGACAAGTTGATAGATGATGCAACAATGTGCACTTTGGTTGACAACACAAATCCTCCTTCAGCCACCGCCGAATACTCAGACTTCACGAACAATATCCACATGAATGCAACCAAAGAACTCACTATTCAGCCAAAACCTGTGAAGCCAACAAACCGGTTTGAGTGCTTATTCTGTGGGAAAATATTCAACTATCTAAGCAGTTTAAAAGTCCACATCAGGCGACACTCTGGTGAAAAGCCgttcagctgctcagtttgcGGGAAGCGGTTTGCTCAGAAAACGTACCTGAAACTGCACCAGCGTGTGCACTCGGGTGAGAAGCCTTACAGCTGTCCAGACTGTGGAAAAAGTTTTTCCCAGAAAAGCTCTCTGAACATACATCTTCGAACACACACCGGTGAAAAGCCTTATAGCTGTGTGGACTGTGGGAAATGTTACGCATACAAGTATGGTTTAAATCACCACCAGTGTTTCAATTGA